From Triticum aestivum cultivar Chinese Spring chromosome 4A, IWGSC CS RefSeq v2.1, whole genome shotgun sequence, a single genomic window includes:
- the LOC123081580 gene encoding embryonic protein DC-8, protein MAVSKRLAAAALLVLLALAAPAAAKTTREAAEAASAAKTTPGGAEVAPGKEEESWTGWAKDKISEGLGLDKISEGLGLKHHADEEEAARKAGHTVKSARETVQHTASETGRQASGKASDAKEAAEQAATGAANKAGQAKDKAAETVKGTAGEASKKAEQAKHKTKETAEAAAKTGAETHERSKQGKAKVEETAKEKAGQGYETLKQTKDAAAEKAGTAKDTAAEKAGQGYETLKQSKDAAAEKSGGATQTAAEKAAAAKDAAAEKAGGATQTAAEKAAAAKDAAAEKAGAAKQTAAEKAAAAKDAAAEKARAAKDAAWETTESAKDATWQAQEKLKQYNDVASEKAANVKDAAAEKAGATKQTAAEKAAAAKDTAAEKAAAAKDAAWKNAEAAKGTVGEKAGAAKDATLEKTASAKDAAWETAEAAKDTAWETAEAAKGKANQGYEKVKEKVGEVKDKVTGAAADGKGKKHRKDDEL, encoded by the exons ATGGCGGTGTCGaagaggctcgcggcggcggcgctgctggtGCTGCTCGCGCTGGCGGCGCCCGCGGCCGCCAAAACGACGCGGGAGGCCGCCGAGGCGGCGTCCGCGGCGAAGACGACGCCGGGCGGCGCGGAGGTGGCGCCGGGCAAGGAGGAAGAGTCGTGGACGGGGTGGGCCAAGGACAAGATCTCCGAGGGCCTCGGCCTGGACAAGATCTCCGAGGGGCTGGGGCTCAAGCACcacgccgacgaggaggaggccgcccgCAAGGCCGGGCACACCGTCAAGTCCGCCCGCGAGACCGTCCAGCACACCGCCTCCG AGACGGGGAGGCAGGCGAGCGGCAAGGCTTCGGACGCCaaggaggcggcggagcaggcggcgacCGGGGCGGCCAACAAGGCGGGGCAGGCCAAGGACAAGGCGGCGGAGACGGTGAAGGGCACGGCCGGCGAGGCGTCTAAGAAGGCGGAGCAGGCCAAGCACAAGACCAAGGAGACCGCGGAGGCGGCCGCCAAGACTGGCGCCGAGACGCACGAGCGGTCGAAGCAGGGCAAGGCCAAGGTTGAGGAGACGGCCAAGGAGAAGGCCGGACAGGGGTACGAGACTCTGAAGCAAACCAAGGACGCGGCCGCCGAGAAGGCCGGCACCGCCAAGGACACGGCTGCGGAAAAGGCTGGCCAGGGGTACGAGACGCTGAAGCAGTCCAAGGACGCCGCCGCGGAGAAATCCGGCGGCGCCACGCAGACGGCCGCGGAGAAGGCAGCGGCAGCCAAGGACGCCGCCGCGGAGAAAGCCGGTGGCGCCACGCAGACGGCCGCTGAGAAGGCAGCGGCTGCGAAGGACGCAGCCGCGGAGAAGGCCGGCGCCGCCAAGCAGACGGCAGCAGAGAAGGCAGCGGCAGCGAAGGATGCCGCCGCTGAGAAGGCCCGCGCCGCGAAGGACGCGGCGTGGGAGACGACGGAGTCCGCCAAGGACGCCACATGGCAGGCGCAGGAGAAGCTGAAGCAATACAACGACGTCGCGTCGGAGAAGGCCGCGAACGTGAAGGACGCCGCTGCGGAGAAAGCCGGCGCGACCAAGCAGACGGCCGCGGAGAAGGCAGCGGCAGCGAAGGATACCGCCGCGGAGAAGGCCGCGGCCGCCAAGGATGCCGCGTGGAAGAACGCCGAGGCGGCCAAGGGCACTGTCGGGGAGAAGGCAGGGGCGGCCAAGGACGCCACGTTGGAGAAGACGGCGTCGGCTAAGGACGCCGCGTGGGAGACGGCGGAGGCGGCCAAGGACACGGCCTGGGAGACGGCGGAGGCGGCCAAGGGGAAGGCCAACCAGGGGTACGAGAAGGTGAAGGAGAAGGTTGGGGAGGTGAAGGACAAGGTCACCGGCGCGGCAGCCGACGGCAAGGGCAAGAAGCACCGCAAGGACGACGAGCTGTGA
- the LOC123081582 gene encoding major facilitator superfamily domain-containing protein 12, with protein MADGKCGAEEEVEVAEPLGRWPVLSYGVGHMLNDITSACWFTYLLLFLQEIGLAPRDAAIVMLSGQVADGLMTIVAGEMIDRFGRFKLWHIGGSVLVGISFSSVFGGCLLCTILGTDSYLVRTIGYSFFAAVFNIGWAATQVSHMSMVNCMTSNPTSRVAMASCRNASTMVANLGLYGIALAVFGIVKAKTCADIVVQYKWIAYVSIFVGCCFLVLFHAGTEEPTLKCEPNCKKRARIAWSYWFNKTLYYQVALLYMLARLITNVSQSLIAFYVTRDLKMNEYSKATIPAIIFCCSFLVSVVLQEMRWNSRRLKSLLTIGATLWVISGAAVFLLPSQMHNLMYPLAVVIGAANALVMVTTIGLESALVGEDLNGCAFVYGSLSFLDKMSCGLALFVLESYDVASSCGEERGLNTVSRYGTGLIPACFAILAIVVASTLRLQDDDVARADRRARASAAAGALEAPLLV; from the exons ATGGCTGATGGCAAGTGcggcgcggaggaggaggtggaggtcgCCGAGCCGCTGGGGCGGTGGCCCGTGCTGTCCTACGGCGTCGGCCACATGCTCAACGACATCACCTCCGCCTGCTGGTTCAcctacctcctcctcttcctccaagAGATCGGCCTCGCCCCAAG GGACGCAGCGATCGTGATGCTCTCAGGCCAGGTCGCGGATGGGCTGATGACCATCGTCGCCGGGGAGATG ATCGACCGGTTCGGGCGCTTCAAGCTGTGGCACATCGGGGGCTCGGTCCTCGTCGGCATCTCCTTCTCCTCGGTCTTCGGCGGGTGCCTCCTCTGCACCATCCTGGGCACCGACTCCTACCTCGTCAGGACCATCGGCTACAGCTTCTTCGCCGCCGTCTTTAACATCGGCTGGGCGGCCACGCAGGTCTCCCACAT GTCGATGGTGAACTGCATGACATCCAACCCCACGAGCCGGGTGGCCATGGCGAGCTGCAGAAACGCTTCCACCATG GTGGCTAATCTTGGTCTATATGGCATCGCGTTGGCAGTCTTTGGAATAGTGAAGGCAAAGACATGTGCGGACATTGTTGTTCAG TACAAGTGGATCGCGTACGTGTCCATCTTCGTGGGGTGCTGCTTCCTCGTGCTGTTCCACGCTGGAACGGAAGAGCCCAC CTTGAAGTGCGAGCCTAACTGCAAGAAACGGGCTCGGATCGCGTGGAGCTACTGGTTCAACAAGACCCTCTACTACCAAGTCGCCCTCCTCTACATGCTTGCCAGATTGATCACCAACGTCTCTCAG TCGCTCATCGCGTTCTACGTCACCAGAGATCTGAAGATGAACGAATACTCCAAAGCCACC ATTCCGGCCATCATATTCTGCTGCAGCTTCTTGGTCTCCGTGGTGCTCCAGGAGATGAGGTGGAACAGCCGGCGGCTCAAGTCGCTGCTGACGATCGGGGCGACGCTGTGGGTGATCTCCGGCGCGGCGGTGTTCCTCCTCCCGAGCCAGATGCACAACCTCATGTACCCGCTGGCCGTGGTCATCGGCGCCGCCAACGCGCTGGTCATGGTGACCACCATCGGGCTGGAGAGCGCGCTGGTCGGCGAGGACCTCAACGGCTGCGCCTTCGTCTACGGCTCCCTCAGCTTCCTCGACAAGATGTCCTGCGGCCTCGCGCTCTTCGTGCTCGAGTCCTACGACGTCGCCTCCAGCTGCGGCGAGGAACGGGGGCTCAACACCGTCAGCAGGTACGGCACCGGGCTCATCCCGGCCTGCTTCGCCATCCTCGCCATCGTCGTCGCCTCCACCCTCAGGCTGCAGGACGACGACGTTGCCCGCGCCGACCGGAGGGCCAGggcttccgccgccgccggcgcgctGGAAGCTCCGCTCCTCGTCTGA
- the LOC123084800 gene encoding F-box/kelch-repeat protein At1g55270, giving the protein MVESVSCYCRVDGGLKTVVNARKFVPGARLCMQPDVKPNKRKSRSSRKERCRTQAPLLPGLPDDLAISCLIRVPRVEHPNLRLVCKRWSRLLSGNYYYSLRKKFGMAEEWVYVFKRDRDQKISWHAFDPVHQLWKSLPPVPPEYSEAVGFGCAVLSGCYLYLFGGKDSVRGSMRRVVFYNTRTNKWHRAPDMLRKRHFFGSCVITNCLYVAGGECEGIQRTLRSAEVYNPNRNRWSCITEMSIGMVPFIGVVYDGKWFLKGFDSHRQIVSEVYLPTSNMWSTTGNELVAGLRNPSISFNGRLYSVDCRDACKLRVYDGDKGLWTRFMDSRRHLGSSRSFEAVALVSLDGKICVIRNNMGITLVDVCDPTTVIEIDSARMWESFARKGQHRSFMANLWATIAGRHLKTHIIHCQVLQV; this is encoded by the coding sequence GTAGAATCTGTGTCCTGCTACTGCAGGGTAGATGGAGGCCTTAAAACTGTTGTCAATGCTAGAAAGTTCGTCCCTGGTGCTAGACTGTGCATGCAACCTGATGTCAAACCGAACAAGCGCAAGTCAAGGAGCTCACGCAAGGAGAGGTGCCGAACTCAGGCGCCACTTCTGCCTGGACTTCCTGATGACCTGGCTATTTCATGTCTGATACGGGTTCCTCGAGTGGAGCACCCTAATCTTCGTTTAGTCTGTAAAAGATGGAGCCGACTTTTATCTGGTAATTATTATTACTCACTGCGGAAGAAATTTGGCATGGCAGAAGAATGGGTTTATGTCTTCAAAAGGGATCGTGATCAGAAAATATCTTGGCATGCCTTTGACCCGGTGCACCAGCTCTGGAAGTCACTTCCTCCAGTACCGCCAGAGTATTCGGAAGCCGTGGGATTTGGTTGCGCTGTTCTCAGTGGCTGCTATTTGTACTTATTTGGTGGCAAAGACTCAGTGCGAGGTTCTATGAGGCGTGTTGTATTTTACAATACTCGGACAAACAAATGGCACCGGGCCCCAGATATGCTACGGAAGCGGCATTTCTTTGGTTCTTGTGTAATAACCAACTGCCTCTATGTTGCTGGTGGGGAGTGTGAAGGGATACAGAGAACTCTAAGGTCTGCAGAGGTTTACAATCCGAACAGGAATAGATGGTCTTGCATTACTGAAATGAGCATAGGAATGGTGCCTTTCATTGGAGTTGTATATGATGGCAAGTGGTTCCTAAAAGGATTTGATTCTCACCGGCAGATTGTGAGCGAGGTCTATCTGCCAACATCCAACATGTGGTCAACCACTGGTAATGAACTGGTTGCAGGCTTACGGAATCCAAGCATTTCATTTAACGGTCGTCTTTATTCAGTGGATTGTCGGGATGCCTGCAAGCTAAGAGTTTATGATGGGGACAAGGGATTGTGGACAAGGTTCATGGACAGTCGACGCCATCTGGGCAGCTCACGGTCTTTTGAAGCTGTGGCTTTGGTCTCACTGGATGGAAAGATCTGTGTTATCCGTAATAACATGGGCATCACCCTTGTTGATGTCTGTGACCCAACAACAGTTATTGAGATTGACAGTGCCCGCATGTGGGAGAGTTTTGCCCGGAAGGGCCAGCACAGGTCTTTCATGGCAAACTTGTGGGCAACAATTGCAGGGCGTCATTTAAAGACCCACATTATCCATTGCCAAGTGCTCCAAGTTTGA